One Plasmodium sp. gorilla clade G2 genome assembly, chromosome: 12 genomic window carries:
- a CDS encoding ribosome biogenesis protein TSR3, putative, translating into MNKIKMKNNYIERKKYSIHNLVKLINEKKNIENGKKNELTSEGTTKKKNVSIESNDVHINSKKNKNKNKNKNKNKNKNKNKNKNKNKNKNKNKTDKKNGHIKNEDFVSSSSDDENEYTNNEKDIVNDQDELSINDENKLCNDHEIINNGSSDDNEIKLFMFDYKECQNKKCSCKKLYRFKKIKKVQMNKKFKGIVLTPFCEKYFSIDDKYTIENYGLSVVDCSWKSIDLLKRIKFSNQRKLPYIIAVNSINYGKPYKLSCLESLAFCLYVCNYNKQCNDILNIYKWSVNFTNLNKELLDSYKLCNTHEEIKNAEEEFIQKYLHEKEQNKKIDEYKIIYEDDYI; encoded by the coding sequence atgaataaaattaaaatgaagAATAACTATAtagaaagaaagaaatattCAATTCATAATTTGgttaaattaattaatgaaaagaaaaatatagaaaatggaAAAAAGAATGAATTAACATCAGAAGGGacaactaaaaaaaaaaatgtatctaTTGAAAGTAATgatgtacatataaattccaaaaaaaacaaaaacaaaaacaaaaacaaaaacaaaaacaaaaacaaaaacaaaaacaaaaacaaaaacaaaaacaaaaacaaaaacaaaaacaaaacggataaaaaaaatggacatataaaaaatgaagatttTGTAAGTAGTTCCtcagatgatgaaaatgaatatacaaataatgaaaaagatatCGTAAATGATCAAGATGAATTATCAATAAATGATGAGAATAAATTATGTAATGAtcatgaaataataaataatggtTCATCTGATGATAatgaaattaaattatttatgtttGATTATAAAGAAtgtcaaaataaaaaatgttcttgtaagaaattatatcgtttcaaaaaaattaagaaagttcaaatgaataaaaaatttaaaggtATAGTTTTAACACCTTTTtgtgaaaaatatttttctatagATGATAAATATACTATTGAAAATTATGGTTTATCTGTAGTTGATTGTTCATGGAAATCTattgatttattaaaaagaataaaattttCTAATCAGAGAAAATTACCTTATATTATTGCTGTAAATAGTATAAATTATGGAAAGCCATATAAACTTTCTTGTTTGGAATCTTTAGCTTTCTGTCTTTATGtttgtaattataataaacaatGTAATGATATCTTAAATATCTATAAATGGAGTGTTAATTTTACTAATTTAAACAAAGAATTGTTAgattcatataaattatgtaaCACACAtgaggaaataaaaaatgctGAAGAAGaatttatacaaaaatatctacatgaaaaagaacaaaacaaaaaaattgatgagtataaaattatatatgaagatgactacatataa